From Cucumis melo cultivar AY chromosome 3, USDA_Cmelo_AY_1.0, whole genome shotgun sequence:
tctttaatttttggttATCCAATTTCCGCTAAACCCAGACAAGATGTGAAAactacaaataataataataataatactactaataataaaatttgacTAGTGTTTTCTCAGTATAGAATTTTAGGAGAAGTttaaatttcaacaaaaaaacaaaatcgtAAACGAGAGAGTCCGTGGACTAATCTTAACTGAAAATAGATAGGAAAGAAGTTGGGTATCTAATTAAACTCAAATGGAATATCCAACCAGCTAAGTTTGCTATTACAAAAAGTAACAGAAAAGGACACAAGGGACATGATTTTATTAACGCAACTCTGTATTCCATGCCTCTAAAAGCCGCTGCTTTAACTTTCACTAATCAGTGAAATAACAAGCTTTTACATGAGAAATTGAGGAACAAAACAATCTGTAAAATTAGAACAATTGCATCTATGTAAAGCTTCACGTTCGTCAAACTTAAATAATTCAGGAGGAAGATTTGCTCTTCGACGCCAAGAGCAGAACCATGTAAACCAGGCAAGGGAAGTATAACCGAAAGATAAGGgactttcaattttgtaatcGATTACTCCTATGATCCACTGGCCCTTGAGACTTTGTGGTCGAAATTATCCACGTAAGCAGAATGCTTCTTGACAATATGTTTGACAATATGTTCCTCTACGTTGTCGCCAACCAGTTTCGGGTCACGCCGAACATGAATCTTTTCATTTGTGGTGACAAGAGTCACCTCCTCTTTCCGAGTCAAAAGTTCATTTGCAATGACCATATGCATCTTGTACTTTCTCAGAGCTGCATCTGCCTTCTCCAAGAGGATTTTTACGTCAGTCTCTAGCTGTTGTTTAAGCAAAGGAGAGATTTTAGTGAAAATGAATAGAACCACAAATGGCTCTTAATTTCGATACAATGGCATGATTGTTGCAAAGCATCCTTGTTTCAGACATTTATGGGGCCATTGCAATGTTATGTATGTCAAGTTCGAGTAAATAATGTTAGACCAACCCAACAATAGTGGAGTTCTCAGGTTCAGTCGCtatcaaaaagaaaagataaagggAAAGAAACTAGTAATTGCCCATCCCCGACCTATAATAGCAATTATCAGCTTGCTAATAGGCATTCTATCCAGAAAATCTGATCGACGATGGTATGTAAACATGAGCGGCTTCTGGTTAGTTTGCAGGCTCCTGTTGGTTCAGGGATTTGGTTATTGAATTCTCCAATATTTAAAGGTTGTTTGGAGACCTTTTGATGGGTTCTATGGGACATAATATATCAGACAAGACTCGGCAAATGAACAATCCCAAAATCCTCTCCACCTAATAAGTATCTGTCGGGGAGTGAAAGGAATGAAGAAATTAATCACATATCTTCTCCATTATCCTTCCTTGACTTTTATCGATGTAAGCTTCTTAATTGTCTTAGGAACTACAACCAAGATGTCCCTAAATTCATTCAACTGGCTTTTGACCAATTGATGTGCGGCAGTCATTTGTTAAAAGAAGAATGGTTCTTTGAAACTCCATTCCAGTCCTCCTACGGACCTATGGACCGTGGTGTGTAAGAACTATGGTCTCCAGAGGAAAGTTGGGGAGATATGTAGATTCCTCAAATTCGTTTACTTTAGCAAAATGGACAGTATTTTAAATTTCAGATGGGGCTTTCATCCGTACCTCATTgtcttactcttttttttttttttttttttttgagaggGGGCAGGGGGGGAGGAAACTTTACATGTTTCGAACATCAGAACATACCTTGAAGGATATACAGTACGCCATTGGAGCCCACTCACTCCTCAGCCCTGATAGCATCTTTGGCACCTGAACAAGTCGCATGTCTAAAGGCCCTGATCCTGACTGAATCTTGTGCTCTGCCTGAAATGGAAAGACTAAAATATTGGATGAAGGCACTAATCTAAAAGTAGTTTCATGAATGACTAAACCAATAAACTGACACTTGACGATTGAGAACCAGTAGCATTCAAATACAATATCAAACTCCCTGTTTTCTTAAACAAgggaaaattttgaattcatGATTATCGTTTATTCTCTGACATTGTATGTGAAATCTTAACAATTCAATGCCTGACCTTCCAAATACAAAGCTTAGCCTTCTTGAAATTTTTACCTTCCACAATGAGACAGAGAGAAACTAAAGGGAGAGGGATAtaccaaaagaagaaaagaatatatatatacacaggACCTCCTACTTTTATGTCATTTTAAATTATCACTTTACTCGAGAACTTAACTTGATAAAATGATAAGTTTAATTATGTGAATACTTTATATTTTCTTGACAAAGAAAAGATTTGAAATGCAAGTCAGAACACTACCATCCAGACTTCTCTCTCTCTAATTTGTGAAACAGCTGAGAAATTAAGAAATGAGAAGAATTAAATTCTCGTTTTCTCTGATTCATGCTAAACCATTACCATGCTCTCCCATGGAACGTAAAAGTCAGAGACAGCTGCAGCAAGATAAAAGAGTGCATGGGGTCCAACACTCCTCATTGATATTGCAACCAGGTGCAACATCTGCAAGATAAATAATAAGATTAttaaggaagaaagaaagaagaaaacagATGACGATAATGTATCAAGCGGCCAAATTTTGCCTAGTTAGTAGAGGCCATAAACTTAGCAAAAAAAGATATGgataaaaaagaatatttagCTCCCTATGTTTGCATGTGCTTCATATGTTTCTACTTAAGGTTGTTGAAAGTATAAGCTAGATGCACTTATTTACTAAAAACTATGGATTAATTGATTTTGTGTCTTTTCCACTGTGTTGTGGGAACAGTATGTGAAAGTCTTTTTTCCTTTGTAAATATGATATGTACATACAACTTTATTTATCTGTGTCTAAATTCTAATGAAAGGTGATCAAGAGAACTATTTTCTTCCCTTGTGCTCTTAGAGTTTGATAAAGCTTCATCCCTTCAAACTTTGAGGATTTAGAGTGATGCTTTTACTTGTGAACACCACGATGCTTTCAACAAAACTTGTATGCAACTTTGAGGTTTTGATTTAAAGACATTGTAAATTTTGACCGAAGTTTTGCCGAAAATAAGGTACATGTTCTCTATAACAAATCACTCCCGCAGCTACCACACAAATATGGGCATAACACTACCTGGTACACACATGCAGACAAAGGAAAATTACCTGAAGATACTCAAAAATCGTTGTAAAAGGAAGTTTCAGAAGTGTGCCATTTGCTATTGCCTGCAATAGTCAAATTTCTAAATTTCCTAATCAGTGGTATTTCGTCATCAACTAAGCTAGATACGGGATAATAGTAGTACACGGGAAAGATAAAGAACAATTAAACTCTAAATTGAGTGATGATAATACTATCGAATAGTCCATACAGCATGATGCTCACTGATTGCATTCTTAACTGCTTCCGAATAAGGCTGGCGCGCTGAATGTTGAAATGAATTTAAGTCATGAGAACCATGAATTGAAACAATTAATCAATAACATGAAAATTGAAGTGTTAGAAGATAAAGGTTACATAAACTGGGCCCCTGGCAACACGaaatttcttcataaagtttTCCGAATTATAAATCAATATCCAATTCAAAGTGATTGACAAATTCCACAGATTACGCAGGCAGTTAATTCCCCATCAAGAACATATGACACTGTCATTGTTACCAACAGGGTACGGATACGATAAACTTAAGGATAAAGAAAATCACAAACCTTGTATACCCGACTCCTGAGTGAACTCAAGACACTCCAGAAATGGATCATCAGGGAGCAAACTGCAATATGGTTGACGGGTTCCCCTGATCACAGAACCACCAATTAGCTCAGGAGAGTATCAAGCTTGTAGAATGATTACTACACCATGCGATTCCACCAAAGATAAGTGCATACTTTCGGTATAAGAAGATAACAGAATATCCAGCCTTCAGAAAGTACCTAAGAGAAATTAGCAAGATcggttaaaaaagaaaactcaatGTGTAGTCTCTAGTGTAACACATGTTGAAATGTAATGCCATTTACTCTGTGGATGCTGCACCTCTGTGACCTGAGCTGAAGTTATCTATATAGCGAACACATCTTTGCTCTAAAGGAACTGTGGTGCCACCAGATGTCACACAAACAACTTTCCTGGCACTTTGATTTCCTATAATTCAAAGCAAAATTGATCCAATGAAACAAGTTAGATAAAATTACAACTCCTCAATTTATTAGGATGGTTTGTTTATTCCATTTACTTCAAATATAGTTCTTAACATATCTGTAATTTTCCAGAATGCCAAGTAAGTGTTAAATAATACGGACACTAGCAGGCTAGCAGATTGAGTAATCCCCAGTAAAATATTAGGGAATAACAACTAATCAAAACAAAAAGACATGCTTAAGAGATTAACGAAGAGAGAACTTACCAGCTTGTGGTGAATTAAATTCAACAAATTTTCTTAAATCTTTGCCGATATCCTCAATATTCCTCAAAGGGGGAGCTGAATTAAAAAATGATTTGATTTCAGCATCTAGGGCCTCTTGCGCTTTCTGCAGTCCGTTTACATCCATTTGGAAAGGTCTTCAAAGAGAATCACTATCTAAAACCACAGTATGAAGTCTGAATgcaaaaagaacaaaatttagGCACAAATACTTATATagtaataacaaaaatataaataagtaaattaataattgcGTCAAGAATTGCATGTATGAAATATGAAAAGGGAAATAAAAATAGCATGGTTAAGCAAATTCCTCCATAATCAATATTATACTTCATTAatgaatatataaaataaagtcGAGTTGAACATCAATTTACAATATCGAACTTTTAGAAGGGAAAATTTCGCTTCGAACGGCAAATCTATTTTACGAGCTACACAAGACTAGACCGACCGAACTCAAGTTTGACGAACCCATTTTTTGTGCTCTGTTTC
This genomic window contains:
- the LOC103488424 gene encoding phosphopantothenate--cysteine ligase 2-like, with the translated sequence MDVNGLQKAQEALDAEIKSFFNSAPPLRNIEDIGKDLRKFVEFNSPQAGNQSARKVVCVTSGGTTVPLEQRCVRYIDNFSSGHRGAASTEYFLKAGYSVIFLYRKGTRQPYCSLLPDDPFLECLEFTQESGIQARQPYSEAVKNAISEHHAAIANGTLLKLPFTTIFEYLQMLHLVAISMRSVGPHALFYLAAAVSDFYVPWESMAEHKIQSGSGPLDMRLVQVPKMLSGLRSEWAPMAYCISFKLETDVKILLEKADAALRKYKMHMVIANELLTRKEEVTLVTTNEKIHVRRDPKLVGDNVEEHIVKHIVKKHSAYVDNFDHKVSRASGS